The following coding sequences lie in one Amycolatopsis cihanbeyliensis genomic window:
- a CDS encoding response regulator transcription factor, with amino-acid sequence MTRVLIVEDEESFADPLAFLLRKEGFTAAVAATGQEALEEFDRNGADIVLLDLMLPGMSGTDVCKQLRQRAAVPVIMVTARDSEIDKVVGLELGADDYVTKPYSARELIARVRAVLRRGGEPGSEGAELAPLVLAAGPVRMDVERHVVTVDGGEVSLPLKEFDLLEYLLRNVGRVLTRGQLIDRVWGADYVGDTKTLDVHVKRLRSKIEPDPGSPRHLVTVRGLGYKFET; translated from the coding sequence GTGACGAGGGTGCTCATCGTCGAGGACGAGGAGTCGTTCGCCGACCCGCTCGCCTTCTTGCTCCGCAAGGAGGGCTTCACCGCGGCCGTGGCCGCCACCGGGCAGGAGGCGCTGGAGGAGTTCGACCGCAACGGCGCCGACATCGTGCTGCTCGACCTGATGCTGCCCGGGATGAGCGGCACCGACGTGTGCAAGCAGTTGCGCCAGCGGGCGGCCGTCCCGGTGATCATGGTGACCGCCCGGGACAGTGAGATCGACAAGGTGGTCGGCCTCGAGCTGGGCGCCGACGACTACGTGACCAAGCCGTACTCGGCCCGCGAGCTGATCGCCAGGGTGCGCGCGGTGCTGCGCCGCGGCGGGGAGCCGGGCAGCGAGGGTGCCGAGCTGGCGCCGCTGGTGCTGGCCGCGGGCCCGGTGCGGATGGACGTGGAACGGCACGTGGTCACCGTGGACGGCGGCGAGGTCTCCCTGCCGCTGAAGGAGTTCGACCTGCTCGAGTACCTGCTACGCAACGTGGGCAGGGTGCTCACTCGCGGCCAGCTGATCGACCGGGTGTGGGGCGCGGACTACGTCGGTGACACCAAGACCCTGGACGTGCACGTCAAACGGTTGCGCTCGAAGATCGAGCCGGATCCGGGATCTCCCCGCCACCTGGTGACCGTCCGTGGTCTCGGTTACAAGTTCGAGACCTGA